A window of bacterium genomic DNA:
TCAAGAGGCTGCCGACGTCCCGGAACAGAGCGCCCAGGAACACGCGCCCGTCGTCCCCGATCTTGAGTTTGTGCGAGAGCCAGCGCGCTCCAAAGGCGCAAACCATCGATTCGTGCCACAGCGGTTGCCAGAGATCGGCGAACACCTCGAACTCAGTTCTCTCCCTCAGGTCGTAGAGGCTTCGACAGGCCGAGGCCATGGCGATCTTCGCCGTCTCACTAAAGCCCATGCGCATGATCGCGGTGTCGAGCCGATCGATCGAAGACACCCCGCGGTAGATCGGGGAATTGGCCGCGCGGATCACGTCGGCTGCAATGGCCTGGTCCTGATGGATCAGCGACTCGATCTCGGCGATCTCCACGTCTTGTTGCTCCAACGCGCTGACCAGGCTTCCTGCGACGCGCGGGAACGACGGAAGTTCACCGGGGTGCTCCTGAATGCTCTCGTGAACCCACACCATCAATCGATCGTCACCGTTCATTCCACGCTTGCCTCGAATCGTCTTCAGGGAGAATCGGCGCCCGGGCCGCGGGACTCAAGTTGGGGGTGCGATCGAAAGGCGAAAGGAGTGCCGGTTCGAAGACCATCTCTGGAGTCTCCGAATGTTGTGCGAGAAGAAGAAACTAATCGACTCCTGAGCCATCTCCAAGTAGCATGAAACGCGAGAACCAGCGTCGGTAGAAGGGCATTTCGCAACGTTGAAAATCTCTTGGAAGGAGAACGCCATGGGTTGCAAGCCGTTTTCTCGCCTCGCGGCCTGGATCTTGGCCGTCAGTCTGATCGTTGCTCTGCCCAGTTCGGTCGGGGCCAAGATGTACCGAATGTTCGTCACCGGTGAGGACGGGGCCACCGATGTGATCTTCTCGGTCACCTTCGACCCACAAGTGCCCGGAAGTGCGGTTGTGTTTCCGATCCTCGGTACCTCGATTCGAGTTGACGGCATCGACTTCGTTCCCGGAACCACCAGCGAAGTGGTCGTGGGGGCGCAGTTAGAGCCGGGGCCTGGCGGTGAGATCACACACTACGATCCGATCGCGGGTACGACACTGGCCTCCTACGTTCCTTCGACGGGTGGCAGTAGCAAGCCGTCCACCATATTGAGCACGCTCTCGCACGCCTACTACATCCTCAACCAGTTCGGATTTGCGGGCACTACGCACCGCATCATTCGAACTCCTTTTGCGGGGCCCGCTGGAACGACCGAAATCGTATTTGACGGTTCCGACCCGAATGCGGGAAGTCTCGTGAACCTCGAAGGCCTCGAACTCGTTGGCTCCACGCTGTACTTCTTCGCACTCGACAATGCGGCTGCACCGGGACGCGCGCTGTACAGCATTGGCTTGAGCGGTGGGCTCTGGGATGGCGCACCACCCGCAAAGCTTCTTTCTCCTCTCGCGGGTGCTCCGGTCGGCGATGGCTCGGATGAACTCGATCTGGACGAGAACACCGGCATCATCTACGGCTCGAACGTCGTCAATGCCGAGGTCATCTACTGGGACACTGGACTCTCGAGCGGTGGCTTCCTGATCGGTCCCGGTGTTTCGATATTGGGGCCCAATACGACGAAACTCGCTGCATCTCCGATCGATGGAATTCGCGCAACCGGTGATGGTTGGCTGGTCCTGACCGGTCTCAATGGGACGATCTTCTCGATCGATATCGCGGGCGTTCTCGCTGGATTCGACGATGGAGATGTACTCGTCATCGAAGACAACGCGGCGGTGAGTTTTGACGATATGACTCCACTGTCTTTACCTGTCCCGCTGACTTCTCCATGGAGCAGCCTACCGTTGTGCCTGTTGCTATTCATGACGGCTGCGGTCGGAGTGCGGGGAATGCGCTCCACTATCTGATCCTCTTGTCCCGGGCTGCTGCATGTTTTGGTTTGGCAGCCCGGGACATCTGATACATCGCTGAGCTAGGTTCTGTACTTCACCAGACAACATCGGAGTGCAGCATGACCTATCCCCGTCTCAGGCGATTGAGCCTTTCGCTCGTGTTCACGGTTTTCTGTTTCTCGTCCGTTTCATTGCCCGTTCACGCGGGTCCTGATCTGGACGGCGCGGTCAAGGCACTGGCGGCCGTGCCCGCGGACGGGATCGGCGATGCCGTAGGCGGAGCGGGTCTGGTCGCGGCATCCGTTTTGGGTTTTGGGGCCAATCTGGTTGCGGCCATTGACAACAATTCTCACTCGCACGTCATCTTGCGCGGGCTCGTGAGCACGCCTCTGCGTCGCCTCGCGCTGGGGATGTCCAGAACATCGAGTGGCATTCTCGAAGGCTTCAGCAACGACGATTACGAATACTATCCGCAGGATGAATCCGTCTATCTGAAGGCGAACCTTCAGAAGCGCTTCTGGACGCTGAGGGGCGGGCTCGGTGCAATGGTATTGAGCGTTGTCGATACTCTCGGGAACACCGGGCAGTTTCTGCTCCGTTTACCCGGAGCTGGCGAAGCTGCGGACTCCCTGGCCCGGGTTCAGACGGACGCACGCACCCGTCTGGTCGGGCCGGCAAAGGATGGCGCGTACGACGTAGGGACCTACGACTTCGGAAGAAACTGAGCGGAAGCCGGACTCAGACCAGGGGAACGAGGTAGGCGAGCGCAAGCGCGTAGTGGCTGGCGCTGCCTCCGATCACGAACAGGTGAAAAGTTTCGTGGTAGGAGAACACGCGCGGCCAGAGGCGTGGTCTCTGGGTGACGAAAAGGACAAAACCCACGGTGTAGAGCAGCCCCCCGAATACTGCGAGTTGAAGGCCCTCGATGGGCAGGCGCTCGGATAGTGGGCCCAGCAGCGGAAGGACGAGCCAGCCCTGAGTCACCTGCAAGCCCGCCGAGAAGCCGCTGTGAACGCGTGGAGCGAGTAGCTTCTGCAGGACTCCGATCAAGGTGATGCTCCACGCGGCTGCAAGCGTGACGCCGCACAGCCAGCCGTCGAGCAGGATGAAGGCGATGGGTGTGAAACTGCCGGCGATCAAGACATAGATCATCGAGTGATCTAGCCGGCGCATCCGCTCTTTCCAGCGGGTACTCCAGGGCACCGAGTGATACAGGCTGCTCACCGAATAGAGTCCGATCAAGCTAAGGCCAAAACAAACCAGAGCTGCGCGGGGTGCCAGCGGACCTTGGCTACGCGTCCAGAGCAAGACCGCGCCGATCGTGAAGAGCAGTGTTGCGCCGCCGTGCAGAAACCCGCGCACGGGATTTTGCATCGAGCCCAGGCTCATCCTTTCCTGTTCGCATTGCATCCACTGGAGGCTACGCAGAGAGCGCATGCGGTGGAAGGGCCTCTGCGTCGAAGTTTTGCAAAACCTTTCGACTGCAGGTGCGGAAACGGGAACCCATGGGTCCATATGAGACTCCGCCGCCATCTCGATCGGCGAGTTCTGCCGGATTCCGCGTCGCGTCACCCGCCTGGAGCCGATCCTCGTGATTGACTTTCCTCGAACGGGGACCAGTTTTTGGGGAGACTGGAGGAATGAGCTTGACTGCTTCCTTGAGAACGCAAGCCGAGCACACGATAGAGGTTCCCGGTCACGGGGATACCATCGTGCGCGAGCATACCGGACCCGAAGGTGCTCCGGTCCTGATGCTTCTGCATGGTCTCGGTGCAACGGCTGCGCTCAACTGGGGCCGCTGCTACGACGCTCTATCGCAGCACTTCCGCGTGCTGAGCCTCGATCACCGGGGGCATGGACGGGGCCTTCGAACTCGGCGCTTTCGTCTGGAGCAGTGTGCCGACGACGCCGTCGCAGCTGCGGAAACCATGGGAGTCAAGCGTTTCATCGCCGTTGGCTATTCGATGGGCGGTCCCATTGCTTCGTTGACGTGGAGACGCCATCCAGAGCATGTGAGCGGTCTTGTACTCTGCGCGACAGCGCGTCACTTCGCGCGTCGCGGAGCTGCTCGGTTTGCTCGGGCGACCTTGCCGATTGCTGCGGCAGCGGTTCGTCTGGTCCCGAGTCTGGTCCAACGCAGTGCGACACACCGCATGTTGCAAAGCATCGAGCATCCAGAGATGCGAGATCGAGTCCGCGATGAACTACTGGGGCACGATCCGGCCACCGTCATTCAGGCTGCTCAGGCTGTTACCAGCTTCGCGTCGCAAGACTGGATCGGAGAAGTGGGTGTGCCGACGTCCGTGGTCGTTACTACACTCGACGAACTGGTTCCCGTATCGCGGCAGCGAAAACTCGCCGATTCGATTTCCGGTGCAGAGGTTTTCGAAGTCGAGGGCGATCATGCGGCCTGCGTAGTGCGGGGCGAGTTCGTGTCCACGCTCGTACGTGCTTGTCGCTCTGTCTCCCAACGTGTCGAACTCGCGTCGACACTCCCCGACTGTCCTGGCCCGTGATGGAGCGGATTGCTGTGTGGATGCCATGGCCGTGAGGAACGGCCGGATCCATCTACTGGAGCCTTCGGCTCTCCGCGCCGATAAGGGAGGCGGATTGAGAGGAGGACGCAATGCTCATTCAGAGTGGCGCGAAGGTATTCATCGCACACCGCCGATTGTACGCGGACGATCAACCGCGCTTCTTCATCGGGACCATTGAAGAGTACGGGGACGGACTGGCCAAGATCTCAGGCTACTCCTGGGTACGGGAGCAGGTTCACGGCGACATTCTGCGCAAGAAGGACCAGCGCACGAAGATCGTGTCTTTGGCCTCCGGAACACTTATCGTCTACGTCCTTCCGGATGAAGTCGAAGTCGAGAACCTTTCAATCGAGCACGGCCCGGACCGGGATTATGCGCTCACCGATGGCAAAGGTTTTCAGATGGATCTGAGCGAGCGGCGCCAGATCGGTTCCTGAACTCGGCTCAGCCAGCGGTCGAGAAGCTCTCGGGATCGAATACGCCGCTCCGTGCGACGGCTCCTACGCACCGAGCACTGGCCTTTGGAGTTCTTTCCTGGGTTGACCGGTCCACCGAAACGAGTCCGAAACGCGGTCCGTAGCCGTGGATCCACTCGTAGTTGTCCAGGAGTGACCAGGCAAAATAGCCGCGAATATCCAGACCGTCTTGAAGGCAGCGCACGAGTGAAGCCAGGGCCGCGGAGTAGTACGCTACCCGCTGCTCATCATCATCGCCGCCGAGTCCATTTTCGGTCACGTAAAGAGGGACTCGAGCTTCCCGCGCCGCGAGTCGCAGAGTCGCTTCGAGGGCCTGGGGCCAGTACTCGTATCCCATGATTAGCACGGGTACGTCCTCTTCTGGTGGAAGTGGGCCGTCCGGGCCGAAGCGGACGCGACTGTAAGTCTGCACACCGAGGAAATCATCTGTGCGGGCCGCTTCGAAGAACGGCGTGAAACTTTCGTCCAGCGCTCGTGCAAGAGTCTCTTCACCGCCGGGAGCTGCTTGATAGTCCTGCATCGCGAGCGTGATGCCGACCGGAAAGTTTCCGGGACCCGCGCGGAGGATGTCACGCGCTCCGATATGGGCCGCGAGCATTCGGTCGCGCGTCAGAAACGGCTGGCTCAGCAAGAATGGCGAGAAGTGTTCTAGATCACTTCCGCAGCGTCGAGCCGCTTCGGCCACGAACGGCGCTAGTTTCTTGAGGCCCTCGCGAGGAATGGTTCCCGAGACCGCGAGTGCGGCCGGCAAGTTCGCCTCATTGATCGTGCACGCGATGTCGATCTCATCGCCGAGATGCGCGACAGCGTGCTCGCAGTAGCGACGGAATCGATCGACACATTTCTCGCTTTCCCAGCCTCCGTCCGCGCTGAACCAGAGTGGGCTCGTGAAGTGATGGAAGGTGACGCAGGTGCGCAGTCCGTGTTCGCGACAACTCGCGAGGACTCTGCGGTAGTGATCGAGTGCAGCGCGAGAAAACTGACCCTCTTCGGGTTCGATGCGCGCCCATTCGATCGAGAAGCGGTACGCGCCAAAGCCGAGTTCGGCTAGCAGGGAAATGTCTTCTGGATAGCGATGGAGTTGGTCGCAGGCGTCACCGGACGGCTCGGTGAAGATTGTACCGGGCGTGTGTTCGAGGCACCAGAAATCGCTGTGGGTGTTATTGCCTTCTACCTGATGGGCCGCGGTGGCTGCTCCCCATACGAAGTCTTTTGGGAACGAGAACTGCAAGATCGATCTCCTCGAATGTTTCAGTCGCGCGTCTCGGTCAGGGGTTGTACCGGAATTCGCTAGACCCGTGCGAGAGGGACGGGAAGCCCGGGTGTATCGACTCGTGTCCGGAAGACCGTGCCTCCGAGAGTGGCGTCTTCGGTATTGTCGGCGGTTACGATGTAGAGGTCGCGCAGATCACTTCCGCCGAAACACAGACTCGTTACCGCGGTGGCCGGAACTTCGATCCGTCGTTCGAGTTCACCCGTAGGTGTGTAGCGAGCTGCGCAACCTCCGCCGTAAACAGCTACCCAGATGCAACCCTCCGCGTCGACCGCGAGACCGTCCGGCGCTCCGCTGTCGAGCTTCACAAGAACCCGGCGGTGTTTCGCTTCTCCTTCAGGCGTCAACTCGTGCACGAGGATTGCCTGGGGAACAGTATCGCTGTGATAGAGCAGCCGACCATCGGGAGAAAAGCCGATCCCGTTGCTGAGTCGTATACCGCCGTAGAGTTCTTCGGCCTGGTCGGGTCCGGAAATCCGCCAGAGTTCGCCGGTCTTTCCGCCGGCGTCATTTCCGAACGGATCGGAGCGCAGCGCGCCGACGTAGATCCGTCCTTCGCGGTCGCAGAACAAGTCGTTGAAACCGGGTATGTCATCCCGCTCCAGAAGCACACGGGTCTGCCCCTCGCTGTCGACGTGGCAGACGTTGCGCCCCGAGATCACCACGCCTCCATCCGCGTGTAGAGCAATTCCTCCCACACCTCTGCGCCGGGGTACGATCGTCTTGATCGTTCCGTCCGCTGAACGTCGATAGACTCCGCCCTTGTGAACATCGCTGAAGTAGAGCCGATTCGAGGCGTCGACCCGCGGGCCTTCGATCAATCCATAACCGCTGGCAAGGATTTCGATGCTCATCGTGAGATCGTCTCACATCTCTTCGGCTTCAGCGCTCCAAAGCGGCCCGAGCCTGCTCCGATGGCGTTGTTGGCGTCAATTTCCGAGTTCGGCTTGCCCAAGCTGGGCTAGATCTTGCCGATAGACCAAAGGGTGACGGAGTCCGTGTCAGCTTTCGAGCCTGAGGCCGTTCCCTGGAGAACCCTACCGCCGAGCGACAGGAGCCACGACGATGAGCGTTGACGGAACAGAGGCCAAGAATCCCATCGACCCTGAGCAACTCGTGCAGTTGATGGAAACGGCCGATCGATTGGTCGTTCGCGAATCTCCGGAAGAGGAGTCCTCGATTCTGTTCGAATCGAACAACCGGGCCGACCTGGAGGCCCTTGCGCGTTGTCTGGGTATCGAGATCCCCGAGGAGGGGATCCACTGCATGTGTTCTGGCTCCCCCGCGATCTATCTGTATCGGGATGAAGAAGAACTGGTCGAACTGACCAATCATCACGGATTCTCACTTCGCTGTTCACTCTGGGATAGCGATGCGATCATCGCGAACACCGAAAAGTGGCTCTCCTGGTTCGATGTTCACGGGATGGATGGACCCCGAAGAGAGGTCGAAGCGCTTCAGGTCCAGGAAGCCGAACAGCACAGGAACTGGGAGAAGTGGGCAGGTGCGATGCCTGCCTGTATCTCGGAAGTCTGGAACGGGATGATCGAGCAATGTGGCGGGACTGATTTTTCGATCCTTCGCAACGCCCTGGAGGCCGCG
This region includes:
- a CDS encoding family 1 glycosylhydrolase; translated protein: MLQFSFPKDFVWGAATAAHQVEGNNTHSDFWCLEHTPGTIFTEPSGDACDQLHRYPEDISLLAELGFGAYRFSIEWARIEPEEGQFSRAALDHYRRVLASCREHGLRTCVTFHHFTSPLWFSADGGWESEKCVDRFRRYCEHAVAHLGDEIDIACTINEANLPAALAVSGTIPREGLKKLAPFVAEAARRCGSDLEHFSPFLLSQPFLTRDRMLAAHIGARDILRAGPGNFPVGITLAMQDYQAAPGGEETLARALDESFTPFFEAARTDDFLGVQTYSRVRFGPDGPLPPEEDVPVLIMGYEYWPQALEATLRLAAREARVPLYVTENGLGGDDDEQRVAYYSAALASLVRCLQDGLDIRGYFAWSLLDNYEWIHGYGPRFGLVSVDRSTQERTPKASARCVGAVARSGVFDPESFSTAG
- a CDS encoding alpha/beta fold hydrolase, with protein sequence MSLTASLRTQAEHTIEVPGHGDTIVREHTGPEGAPVLMLLHGLGATAALNWGRCYDALSQHFRVLSLDHRGHGRGLRTRRFRLEQCADDAVAAAETMGVKRFIAVGYSMGGPIASLTWRRHPEHVSGLVLCATARHFARRGAARFARATLPIAAAAVRLVPSLVQRSATHRMLQSIEHPEMRDRVRDELLGHDPATVIQAAQAVTSFASQDWIGEVGVPTSVVVTTLDELVPVSRQRKLADSISGAEVFEVEGDHAACVVRGEFVSTLVRACRSVSQRVELASTLPDCPGP
- a CDS encoding HDOD domain-containing protein, which translates into the protein MNGDDRLMVWVHESIQEHPGELPSFPRVAGSLVSALEQQDVEIAEIESLIHQDQAIAADVIRAANSPIYRGVSSIDRLDTAIMRMGFSETAKIAMASACRSLYDLRERTEFEVFADLWQPLWHESMVCAFGARWLSHKLKIGDDGRVFLGALFRDVGSLLILKTLASGLVRGRLDAHPSLDEVNRVLSTLHASVGADYLRKAGMPDHVIGVAQEHHAADPPLAPDTLELHVIRLSGGLCEQIGISAFSAAEQGKEGAQSMKALEIRPEQYESYVDEFQNLETQVSELF
- a CDS encoding hemolysin III family protein, which encodes MSLGSMQNPVRGFLHGGATLLFTIGAVLLWTRSQGPLAPRAALVCFGLSLIGLYSVSSLYHSVPWSTRWKERMRRLDHSMIYVLIAGSFTPIAFILLDGWLCGVTLAAAWSITLIGVLQKLLAPRVHSGFSAGLQVTQGWLVLPLLGPLSERLPIEGLQLAVFGGLLYTVGFVLFVTQRPRLWPRVFSYHETFHLFVIGGSASHYALALAYLVPLV
- a CDS encoding SMP-30/gluconolactonase/LRE family protein yields the protein MSIEILASGYGLIEGPRVDASNRLYFSDVHKGGVYRRSADGTIKTIVPRRRGVGGIALHADGGVVISGRNVCHVDSEGQTRVLLERDDIPGFNDLFCDREGRIYVGALRSDPFGNDAGGKTGELWRISGPDQAEELYGGIRLSNGIGFSPDGRLLYHSDTVPQAILVHELTPEGEAKHRRVLVKLDSGAPDGLAVDAEGCIWVAVYGGGCAARYTPTGELERRIEVPATAVTSLCFGGSDLRDLYIVTADNTEDATLGGTVFRTRVDTPGLPVPLARV